One segment of Gordonia terrae DNA contains the following:
- a CDS encoding threonine/serine ThrE exporter family protein — MREQIGRVLRRLSGSRQATIDTIEPGSIMVSPRKPIEPFDVAAITEVLDLATKIGAVLLDSGTGAIDTQTQIKFVAGVYGLEDVDVDVTYNTIVVSARRGATLPPITTMEQVYYRSMDFTRLAQVDRLVRRIRDSFISPSTAHQMVDEIITAPHPYPHWLATTAWGIMASGIAVLLGGEYLVAALAFLTTVVTVTVNRWLNRIRTPVFFQQLTGGFIAVVPAALVFAAAERLGVQIAPSQVIAAGIVVLLSGLSLVGSVQDAITGAPITGVARFFELLLMTGGIIAGVGVAIRILEAGGIFLPTITTTTSFEVVELPIRVVAGAVAACAYALASYAETRALGVAFLGGFIGTAVAAASTFTDIGDVIANGLAAAFVGLIGGLLARRALTPPLVVAVAGITPLLPGLAVYRGLYGILGDQTLDGFTWIANALAIGCALAAGVTLGEFVARSLRRPQLPPRPDWRLRRRIALREDREARQAHAAGRRARANRWRPPPPRR; from the coding sequence GTGCGCGAACAGATCGGCCGTGTACTGCGTCGGCTCAGCGGCAGCCGGCAGGCGACGATCGACACCATCGAACCCGGCAGCATCATGGTGTCGCCGCGCAAGCCGATCGAACCGTTCGACGTCGCGGCCATCACCGAGGTCCTCGACCTCGCCACGAAGATCGGTGCGGTGCTGCTCGACTCGGGCACCGGGGCCATCGACACCCAGACCCAGATCAAGTTCGTCGCCGGCGTCTACGGCCTCGAGGACGTGGACGTCGACGTCACCTACAACACGATCGTGGTGAGCGCCCGGCGCGGCGCGACGCTCCCGCCCATCACGACCATGGAGCAGGTCTACTACCGCTCGATGGACTTCACGCGACTCGCGCAGGTCGACCGGCTCGTCCGTCGGATCCGCGATTCGTTCATCAGTCCGTCCACGGCGCACCAGATGGTCGACGAGATCATCACGGCACCCCACCCCTATCCGCACTGGCTGGCGACCACCGCCTGGGGGATCATGGCGTCGGGCATCGCGGTCCTGCTCGGTGGCGAGTACCTCGTCGCCGCACTCGCCTTCCTGACCACCGTCGTGACGGTCACCGTGAACCGCTGGCTCAACCGCATCAGGACCCCCGTCTTCTTCCAGCAGCTCACCGGCGGCTTCATCGCGGTCGTCCCGGCCGCCCTCGTCTTCGCCGCGGCCGAGCGGCTCGGTGTCCAGATCGCGCCGTCGCAGGTCATCGCGGCCGGCATCGTCGTGCTGCTGTCCGGGCTGTCGCTGGTCGGGTCGGTCCAGGACGCGATCACCGGGGCACCGATCACCGGGGTCGCCCGGTTCTTCGAACTGTTGCTGATGACCGGCGGCATCATCGCCGGCGTCGGTGTCGCGATCCGGATTCTGGAGGCGGGTGGCATCTTCCTGCCGACGATCACCACGACGACCAGCTTCGAGGTCGTCGAACTCCCGATCCGCGTGGTCGCGGGTGCGGTGGCCGCGTGCGCGTACGCCCTCGCGAGTTACGCCGAGACGCGGGCGCTGGGCGTGGCGTTCCTCGGCGGCTTCATCGGCACCGCCGTGGCGGCCGCGTCGACGTTCACCGACATCGGCGACGTCATCGCGAACGGTCTCGCGGCGGCGTTCGTCGGGCTGATCGGCGGTCTGCTCGCACGCCGTGCGCTGACGCCTCCGCTCGTCGTCGCCGTGGCCGGAATCACCCCGCTGCTACCCGGTCTCGCGGTCTATCGCGGGCTCTACGGCATCCTGGGGGACCAGACGCTCGACGGGTTCACCTGGATCGCGAACGCGCTGGCCATCGGCTGCGCACTGGCCGCGGGTGTCACCCTGGGCGAGTTCGTCGCCCGGTCGCTGCGCCGTCCCCAACTGCCGCCCCGTCCGGACTGGCGACTCCGCCGCCGGATCGCCCTGCGCGAGGATCGCGAGGCACGCCAGGCGCACGCCGCCGGACGCCGGGCCCGCGCGAACCGATGGCGTCCACCACCACCGCGGCGCTGA
- the otsB gene encoding trehalose-phosphatase, producing the protein MSDNGIPEELTEALTRAAGVGVLLLASDYDGCVSPIVARPEDAVPDPASIDALVAAAALPDTVVAVVSGRERAVLAALSGLDAPVVLVGSHGSEFESGFAVEITDDARALLNRLIDELSSIAADFPGSTVEVKPASTVLHVRNASEADAVAALDRVRTGPASWPGVHTTEGKAVLELAVIETSKGHALDTLRDRIGADAVIYLGDDVTDEKAFAHLRPEDGDIGIKVGEGDTAAEFRIADTGDVATVLAFVAEQRARTASVG; encoded by the coding sequence ATGAGCGACAACGGGATTCCCGAAGAGCTCACCGAGGCGCTGACGCGGGCCGCCGGCGTGGGGGTGCTGCTCCTGGCCAGCGACTACGACGGATGTGTCTCACCGATCGTCGCGCGTCCCGAGGACGCCGTCCCCGACCCCGCGTCGATCGACGCTCTCGTCGCTGCGGCCGCACTGCCCGACACCGTCGTCGCCGTCGTGTCCGGTCGCGAGCGCGCCGTGCTCGCTGCGCTGTCCGGCCTCGACGCCCCGGTGGTACTGGTCGGCAGCCACGGCAGCGAGTTCGAGTCCGGGTTCGCGGTCGAGATCACCGACGATGCCCGTGCCCTGCTGAACCGGTTGATCGACGAGTTGTCCTCGATCGCCGCCGATTTCCCGGGCAGCACGGTCGAGGTCAAACCGGCCAGCACCGTGTTGCACGTGCGCAACGCGTCGGAGGCCGACGCCGTCGCGGCACTCGACCGTGTCCGGACCGGTCCGGCCTCCTGGCCCGGTGTGCACACCACCGAGGGAAAGGCCGTTCTCGAACTCGCGGTGATCGAGACCAGCAAGGGGCATGCGCTCGACACCCTGCGCGACCGGATCGGCGCCGACGCGGTCATCTACCTCGGTGACGACGTCACCGACGAGAAGGCCTTCGCCCACCTCCGACCGGAGGACGGCGACATCGGCATCAAGGTCGGCGAGGGCGACACCGCCGCGGAGTTCCGCATCGCCGACACCGGCGACGTGGCAACAGTTCTCGCGTTCGTGGCCGAACAGCGGGCGCGCACGGCGTCGGTCGGCTAG
- a CDS encoding RidA family protein yields the protein MSSVQINGPRDGHTRSATVSPGSLVFTAGAAPIDADGATVAPGNVREQAVQCMKNLEAALVESGATLRDVAKITVFVAEHLQADLEVAWDAVTEAFGDHKPAGSLLGVSVLAYDEQLVEIEAVAAIRG from the coding sequence ATGTCCTCCGTGCAGATCAACGGTCCCCGAGACGGTCACACCCGCAGCGCCACGGTGAGTCCCGGAAGTCTCGTCTTCACCGCCGGCGCGGCGCCCATCGACGCCGACGGCGCGACCGTCGCTCCCGGGAACGTTCGCGAACAGGCCGTGCAGTGCATGAAGAATCTCGAGGCCGCACTGGTCGAGTCCGGCGCCACACTGCGCGACGTCGCCAAGATCACCGTCTTCGTCGCCGAGCACCTGCAGGCCGATCTGGAGGTCGCGTGGGACGCGGTGACCGAGGCCTTCGGCGACCACAAGCCGGCAGGCAGCCTGCTGGGCGTCTCGGTCCTCGCCTACGACGAACAGCTGGTGGAGATCGAGGCGGTCGCCGCGATCCGGGGCTGA
- a CDS encoding WD40 repeat domain-containing protein: protein MDFGEALARLFVQAGRPTLRASASRARVSAQRISDWRNGRHLPRDFATVEPLLVWLTARAVAAGADDALTIPQWREMWDRRTPEETTGAEPSAPQHARPFPGLATLTAADSQMYFGRDDVVGTLVDAILAARTGPPPLAPASRLVVVTGVSGSGKSSLLRAGLARDARLPAPRLGEITPEGLVIADPPDPETTEATEDPETAEATETTTEDAVIVIDQFENVFSLEDSLRAETLRRVEDLASDTVVVVGVRADFFSQCVEHPFLADAWQHRCVIVSEMTRTQLREVITAPVRLAGGRIETGLADVMIAELYEASTGGDRAGRLPLLAHVLQATWARRSGNRMTLSGYRATGGIARAVADTAEAAWAAIDPRHRDLARAVLLALVHVGPAGIALRVPLSTATIADRFPPEVATVIDEFAQARLLTVSTDSVMLVHDVVLTAWPRLAEWIADDTDNHLWRQQVDADSAAWLANGRGRSFLYTGSRLDDAQRRRRTLRSDYLHLLSRENDAFLDAAVAMQRQRHLTRLGAVSVIVVLAIAASITAAIGFRQAHDLRQQRNAAERSALLSHIDSMQYSNPSLAARLLLVAHHLYPDDPTVASRLRGAATTPLVTSLTGHTGPVYDLSFDRTGTRLASAGGDRTVRVWTRSEASDYRETAVLRGFGNYVTSTDFHPTRQLLASSSGDGSVRMWDLTDVSRPRLATTVSPGHGTVYMVRFAADGRTLAASSDDGTITVYAVSPAGSIRETAVLRGHTAAARTLSFSPDGRVLASGGDDRTVRLWTTGEAPRPLGPPLTGFPSITHAVAFSPDSRSLAVTGDSPNTQLWDVADPLAPRPLSTSLPNSTAGSWSIGFDGSGAQLASARADGLVRVWNTANPTSPTLQWALQTTSEQGSVRTFAARFDPSGEQLVSGRSDGTIDVWSLPGRTEPDRGGTITGLGTDAAQRVLATVGSDTTLNLWTTSGGLTLRSRTPIQRRVNDHPRVSLNGPGTLAATANNNGGLVELWDITDTAAPRRAAALDVATRYSFPVVFAPSGNLLATGDTDTTVALWDTSVPGAPRRVGAPLRGPTDLIRNAAFSPDGTRLALTSDDKRVYLYDLTSPSPDPIDVITDDAPIAQAAFDDDGEVLVVASRDLSTWRLPPTGTDAEPELLDRREDMFASTVSMAPNRIAVGTATHELISFALGDDGRLGDRQPVGTLLATTDTTTTWQLPVRLPSDDEIIAGGDTTGNVYRHTLDLDVARDWICASTAPLTDAQRDAYLPHVDVRANCGRD from the coding sequence GTGGATTTCGGTGAGGCACTCGCGCGACTGTTCGTGCAAGCAGGACGTCCCACCCTGCGTGCCTCGGCGTCCCGAGCTCGGGTGTCCGCGCAGCGGATCAGCGACTGGCGCAACGGCCGGCATCTCCCCCGGGACTTCGCGACCGTCGAACCGCTGCTCGTCTGGCTGACGGCGCGCGCCGTCGCCGCCGGTGCCGACGACGCGCTGACCATCCCGCAGTGGCGAGAGATGTGGGACCGTCGGACGCCGGAGGAGACCACCGGCGCCGAGCCGTCCGCGCCGCAGCACGCGCGCCCGTTTCCCGGACTGGCCACCCTGACCGCGGCCGACAGTCAGATGTATTTCGGGCGCGACGACGTCGTCGGCACCCTGGTCGACGCGATCCTGGCGGCGCGTACGGGCCCGCCGCCCCTTGCCCCCGCGTCTCGGCTCGTCGTGGTCACCGGGGTGTCGGGGTCCGGCAAGTCGTCGCTGCTGCGCGCCGGCCTGGCCCGGGACGCCCGGTTGCCCGCGCCCCGACTCGGCGAGATCACCCCGGAAGGTCTCGTCATCGCGGACCCGCCGGATCCGGAGACCACCGAGGCAACGGAAGACCCCGAGACGGCGGAGGCCACGGAGACGACGACCGAGGACGCGGTCATCGTCATCGACCAGTTCGAGAACGTCTTCTCTCTCGAGGACTCGCTCCGGGCCGAGACGCTGCGACGGGTCGAGGACCTCGCGTCCGACACCGTCGTCGTGGTCGGCGTGCGAGCCGACTTCTTCAGTCAGTGCGTCGAGCACCCGTTTCTCGCCGACGCGTGGCAACACCGCTGCGTGATCGTCTCGGAGATGACCCGCACACAGTTGCGCGAGGTGATCACCGCGCCCGTGCGGCTCGCCGGCGGCCGGATCGAGACCGGACTCGCCGACGTGATGATCGCCGAGCTGTACGAGGCCTCGACGGGCGGCGACCGGGCCGGCCGCCTGCCGTTGCTCGCACACGTTCTGCAGGCGACCTGGGCACGCCGCAGCGGCAATCGGATGACCCTGTCCGGCTACCGGGCCACCGGCGGCATCGCCCGCGCCGTCGCCGACACCGCCGAGGCCGCCTGGGCGGCGATCGATCCGCGGCATCGGGACCTCGCACGGGCGGTTCTGCTCGCCCTCGTGCACGTCGGTCCGGCCGGTATCGCGCTGCGCGTGCCGCTGTCCACCGCGACCATCGCCGACCGTTTCCCGCCCGAGGTCGCCACCGTCATCGACGAGTTCGCCCAGGCCAGGCTGCTCACCGTGTCCACCGACTCGGTGATGCTCGTGCACGACGTCGTGCTGACCGCGTGGCCACGTCTGGCCGAGTGGATCGCCGACGACACCGACAACCACCTGTGGCGCCAGCAGGTCGACGCCGACAGCGCCGCCTGGCTGGCCAACGGTCGAGGCAGGTCCTTCCTCTACACCGGGTCGCGCCTCGACGACGCACAGCGCCGCCGACGGACCCTTCGCAGTGACTATCTGCACCTGTTGAGCAGAGAGAACGACGCCTTCCTCGATGCCGCGGTCGCCATGCAGCGGCAGCGGCACCTGACCCGACTCGGTGCGGTGTCGGTCATCGTGGTGCTGGCCATCGCCGCGTCCATCACCGCGGCGATCGGGTTCCGGCAGGCGCACGACCTCCGGCAACAGCGCAACGCCGCCGAACGGTCGGCACTGCTGTCCCACATCGACAGCATGCAGTACTCCAACCCGTCGCTGGCGGCGCGGTTGTTGCTCGTCGCGCACCACCTCTATCCCGACGACCCGACCGTGGCGAGCCGGCTGCGCGGGGCCGCGACGACGCCGCTCGTGACGTCGCTGACCGGCCACACCGGCCCGGTCTACGACCTGTCCTTCGACCGGACGGGCACCCGGTTGGCGTCGGCCGGCGGCGACCGGACCGTACGGGTCTGGACAAGGTCCGAGGCGTCGGACTATCGCGAGACCGCCGTCCTGCGCGGCTTCGGGAACTACGTCACCAGCACCGACTTCCATCCGACCCGACAGCTGCTGGCGAGCAGCAGTGGAGACGGCTCCGTCCGCATGTGGGATCTGACCGACGTGTCGAGACCCCGACTGGCGACGACGGTGTCCCCCGGTCACGGCACGGTCTACATGGTGCGGTTCGCCGCCGACGGCCGCACGCTGGCCGCGTCGTCGGACGACGGCACGATCACCGTCTACGCGGTGTCCCCGGCCGGATCGATCCGGGAGACAGCCGTTCTGCGCGGGCACACCGCCGCGGCGCGGACCCTGTCCTTCAGCCCCGACGGACGCGTCCTCGCCAGCGGCGGCGACGACCGCACCGTGCGACTGTGGACGACCGGCGAGGCACCCCGGCCGCTCGGCCCGCCGCTCACCGGCTTCCCCAGCATCACCCATGCCGTCGCCTTCAGCCCCGACAGTCGCTCGCTCGCGGTCACCGGCGACAGCCCCAACACCCAACTCTGGGATGTCGCCGACCCGCTCGCACCCCGCCCGCTGAGCACGTCCCTGCCCAACAGCACCGCGGGCTCGTGGTCCATCGGCTTCGACGGTTCCGGCGCGCAGTTGGCCTCGGCCCGCGCCGACGGTCTCGTGCGGGTCTGGAACACCGCCAATCCGACCTCGCCGACCCTGCAGTGGGCGCTGCAGACCACCTCCGAGCAGGGCTCGGTACGCACCTTCGCCGCCCGGTTCGACCCGAGCGGCGAACAGCTCGTGTCCGGTCGGTCCGACGGCACCATCGATGTCTGGAGCCTGCCCGGCCGGACCGAACCCGACCGCGGCGGAACGATCACCGGACTGGGCACCGATGCCGCACAACGGGTCCTGGCGACCGTCGGCTCCGACACGACCCTGAACCTGTGGACGACGTCGGGCGGTCTCACGCTGCGTTCACGAACCCCGATCCAGCGTCGGGTCAACGACCATCCGCGCGTCAGCCTCAACGGCCCCGGCACCCTGGCCGCCACGGCGAACAACAACGGTGGGCTCGTCGAGTTGTGGGACATCACCGACACCGCGGCCCCGCGCCGCGCCGCGGCCCTCGACGTCGCCACCCGCTATTCCTTCCCGGTCGTCTTCGCGCCCTCGGGGAACCTGCTCGCGACCGGGGACACGGATACGACCGTCGCCCTGTGGGACACGTCGGTGCCCGGCGCCCCACGGCGGGTGGGTGCCCCGCTCCGCGGGCCCACCGACCTCATCCGCAACGCCGCCTTCAGCCCTGACGGCACGCGGCTCGCACTGACCTCCGACGACAAACGCGTCTACCTGTACGACCTCACGTCGCCGAGTCCGGACCCGATCGACGTCATCACCGACGACGCGCCGATCGCCCAGGCCGCGTTCGACGACGACGGCGAGGTGCTGGTGGTCGCCTCCCGCGACCTCTCCACCTGGCGCCTGCCCCCGACGGGCACGGACGCCGAGCCGGAACTCCTCGACCGCCGGGAGGACATGTTCGCCTCCACGGTGTCGATGGCGCCGAACCGGATCGCGGTGGGCACCGCCACGCACGAACTGATCAGCTTCGCGCTCGGCGACGACGGGCGGCTCGGCGATCGCCAACCGGTCGGGACCCTGCTCGCCACCACCGACACCACCACCACCTGGCAGCTACCGGTCCGGCTCCCGTCCGACGACGAGATCATCGCCGGCGGCGACACGACCGGGAACGTCTACCGGCACACGCTCGATCTCGACGTGGCCCGTGACTGGATCTGCGCGAGCACCGCACCCCTCACCGACGCGCAGCGCGACGCCTATCTCCCACACGTCGACGTGCGCGCGAACTGTGGCCGGGACTGA
- a CDS encoding alpha,alpha-trehalose-phosphate synthase (UDP-forming), with the protein MTGTDRAAHDGAEFVVVANRLPVDKEVLPDGTVNWKRSPGGLVTALEPILRANTGAWVGWSGIPDSDDNPDIEGIDIHAVPLSTQEIAEYYEGFSNATLWPLYHDVIVKPEYHREWWNTYVEVNRRFAEAASRAAGEGAVVWVQDYQLQLVPKMLRMLRPDVKIGFFLHIPFPPVELFMQMPWRTEIVEGLLGADLIGFHLPGGAQNFLFLARRLAGQATSKGTVGVRSRFGVVQVGFRTVRVGAFPISIESGELDAQSKTRKIRERAAEIRRELGNPKTIMLGVDRLDYTKGIDVRLKAISELLAEKRLDPADTVMLQLATPSRERVDSYKQMRAGIEQLVGNINGTYATVGHPVVQYLHRPVPREELLAFFVAADVMLVTPLRDGMNLVAKEYVACRGDLGGALVLSEFTGAAAELRSAYQANPYDLDGVKDAIEAAVEQSEHEGRRRMRALRRQVLAHDVAKWAESFLGTLGADSDTELSPNRGVHLVDEAE; encoded by the coding sequence GTGACCGGCACCGACCGGGCCGCCCACGACGGGGCGGAGTTCGTGGTCGTCGCGAACCGTCTGCCCGTCGACAAAGAAGTCCTCCCCGACGGCACCGTCAACTGGAAGCGGAGCCCGGGTGGGCTCGTCACCGCGCTCGAACCGATCCTGCGCGCCAACACCGGCGCCTGGGTCGGATGGTCGGGAATTCCCGACTCCGACGACAACCCCGACATCGAGGGCATCGACATCCACGCGGTCCCCCTGTCGACGCAGGAGATCGCCGAGTACTACGAGGGCTTCTCCAACGCCACGCTGTGGCCGCTCTACCACGACGTCATCGTCAAACCCGAGTACCACCGCGAGTGGTGGAACACCTACGTCGAGGTGAACCGGCGGTTCGCCGAGGCGGCGTCGAGGGCCGCGGGCGAGGGCGCCGTCGTGTGGGTGCAGGACTACCAGCTGCAGCTGGTGCCCAAGATGCTGCGGATGCTGCGGCCCGACGTCAAGATCGGCTTCTTCCTGCACATCCCGTTCCCGCCGGTCGAACTGTTCATGCAGATGCCGTGGCGGACCGAGATCGTCGAGGGCCTCCTGGGCGCCGACCTCATCGGATTCCACCTGCCGGGCGGGGCGCAGAACTTCCTCTTCCTGGCCCGGCGCCTCGCCGGTCAGGCGACGAGCAAGGGCACCGTCGGCGTGCGGTCACGTTTCGGCGTGGTCCAGGTCGGATTCCGGACCGTGCGCGTCGGCGCCTTCCCCATCTCCATCGAGTCCGGCGAGCTCGACGCGCAGTCCAAGACCCGCAAGATCCGGGAGCGCGCCGCCGAGATCCGCCGTGAACTCGGCAATCCGAAGACGATCATGCTCGGCGTCGACCGGCTCGACTACACCAAGGGCATCGACGTCCGGCTCAAGGCCATCTCGGAGCTGCTGGCCGAGAAGCGCCTCGACCCCGCCGACACGGTGATGCTGCAACTCGCGACGCCGAGCCGGGAACGCGTCGACAGCTACAAGCAGATGCGCGCCGGGATCGAGCAGCTCGTCGGGAACATCAACGGCACGTACGCGACCGTGGGACATCCCGTGGTGCAGTACCTGCACCGACCGGTCCCCCGCGAGGAACTCCTCGCCTTCTTCGTGGCGGCCGACGTCATGCTGGTCACTCCCCTGCGCGACGGCATGAATCTCGTCGCCAAGGAGTACGTCGCCTGCCGGGGCGATCTGGGCGGCGCGCTCGTGCTCAGCGAGTTCACCGGTGCCGCAGCCGAACTGCGCTCGGCCTACCAGGCCAACCCGTATGACCTCGACGGCGTGAAAGACGCGATCGAGGCCGCCGTCGAACAGAGCGAACACGAGGGCAGGCGGCGGATGCGCGCACTGCGGAGACAGGTCCTCGCACACGATGTCGCGAAGTGGGCGGAGAGCTTCCTCGGCACCCTCGGCGCCGACTCCGACACCGAGCTGTCACCCAACCGGGGTGTTCATCTGGTGGACGAAGCGGAATGA
- a CDS encoding carboxylesterase/lipase family protein gives MKHDEPGTPTTPPVLAGDATTGPRPLAETRVGTYRGVVGERADVWRGIRYARPPVGGLRWRRAVPLEESDAPEEVVDAVTFGAVCPQQLNPAVRLGPDVVMDEDCLFLNVWTPPGASEHADEAVGLPVMVWLHGGAYVLGSGAQPFYEGSNLAATGDVVVVTLNYRLGVLGFADLSSIDERFESNAGLSDVLTALRWVRDHIAAFGGDPDKVTVFGESAGAGLVTALLTMPAAAGFFGRAIAQSSPVTSMYGADRAARVATQLLEVAGIDAGELDTAEIVERLDELDGMTCSAITTTLFEKIPGETPGTIAFAPVIDGDLLPEHPLDVYRAGRAHPVPLIIGTNRDEANLFKYMKSPLMPITTADIERMFAGMAKEYPDVVLPERAQVLSAYSGLRPKVTGLGVARDVAFRMPTLWLAEAHARSAPVYVYRYDWTTRMFRLLGLGAAHATEVPYVWGNLGSGPRDVTFLLGGRKQGEAVSERMVRRWTAFAHGQEPDAGTLGDPWPTYDSGHRPVLRIDAEDRVVQNLDGDIWEAWGDEVLGFR, from the coding sequence ATGAAGCACGACGAACCGGGCACGCCCACGACTCCGCCCGTCTTGGCGGGAGACGCAACGACCGGCCCACGCCCGCTGGCCGAGACCCGCGTCGGGACCTACCGTGGCGTCGTCGGCGAACGGGCCGACGTGTGGCGGGGGATCCGGTACGCGCGTCCGCCCGTGGGCGGATTGCGGTGGCGTCGTGCGGTTCCGCTGGAGGAGAGCGACGCGCCCGAGGAGGTCGTGGACGCCGTCACCTTCGGTGCGGTGTGCCCGCAGCAGTTGAACCCCGCGGTCCGCCTCGGCCCGGACGTGGTGATGGACGAGGACTGTCTGTTCCTCAACGTGTGGACCCCGCCGGGCGCCTCCGAGCATGCCGACGAGGCGGTCGGACTCCCGGTGATGGTGTGGCTGCACGGCGGCGCCTACGTGCTGGGGTCCGGGGCCCAGCCGTTCTACGAGGGCTCGAACCTCGCCGCCACCGGCGACGTCGTCGTGGTGACGCTCAACTACCGACTCGGGGTGCTCGGCTTCGCCGACCTGTCGTCGATCGACGAACGGTTCGAGTCGAACGCGGGACTCAGCGATGTGCTGACCGCACTGCGCTGGGTGCGTGACCACATCGCCGCCTTCGGTGGCGATCCCGACAAGGTGACGGTGTTCGGCGAATCGGCCGGGGCGGGTCTGGTCACCGCGCTGCTCACCATGCCGGCCGCGGCGGGGTTCTTCGGCCGCGCGATCGCGCAGAGTTCCCCGGTGACATCGATGTACGGGGCCGACCGGGCGGCGCGGGTCGCGACGCAGTTGCTCGAGGTCGCCGGAATCGACGCCGGTGAACTCGATACCGCCGAGATCGTCGAGCGGCTCGACGAACTCGACGGCATGACGTGTTCGGCGATCACCACCACCCTGTTCGAGAAGATCCCCGGCGAGACCCCGGGGACGATCGCGTTCGCTCCGGTCATCGACGGCGATCTGTTGCCCGAGCACCCCCTCGACGTCTATCGCGCGGGTCGCGCGCATCCGGTGCCGCTGATCATCGGGACAAATCGCGACGAGGCAAACCTGTTCAAGTACATGAAGTCTCCGCTCATGCCGATCACCACCGCCGACATCGAGCGGATGTTCGCGGGGATGGCGAAGGAGTATCCGGACGTCGTCCTGCCGGAGCGTGCGCAAGTGCTCTCGGCCTATTCGGGCCTGCGGCCCAAGGTCACCGGGCTCGGTGTGGCCCGCGATGTGGCGTTCCGGATGCCCACGTTGTGGCTCGCCGAGGCGCACGCACGCTCCGCGCCGGTCTATGTGTACCGGTACGACTGGACGACGCGGATGTTCCGGCTCCTCGGGCTCGGCGCCGCCCACGCGACCGAAGTTCCTTATGTGTGGGGCAATCTGGGCTCCGGGCCCCGCGACGTCACCTTCTTGCTCGGCGGCCGTAAGCAGGGAGAAGCCGTGTCGGAGAGGATGGTTCGACGCTGGACCGCCTTCGCGCACGGGCAGGAGCCGGATGCCGGGACGCTCGGCGATCCCTGGCCCACCTACGACTCCGGTCATCGCCCGGTGCTGCGCATCGATGCCGAGGATCGGGTCGTACAGAATCTCGACGGCGACATCTGGGAGGCGTGGGGCGACGAGGTGCTCGGCTTCCGCTGA
- a CDS encoding winged helix DNA-binding domain-containing protein yields MLITDAQRRARLMRRAHLDAWSRAADAVEAAATMVGLHATTPSTVHLAAWARVGPGLTRDSVDAALYEDRTLVKHLAMRRTLFVFPRDVLAESVGALGPRISASERTNMLRDLRRSPDFDDPEGWIETARQAVLAELAGGESLTSTELRERLPALDGYITHGAGTSWAGRAPMGPRVLNMLDAEGAIVRGPNRLGWHLSRPAWTSMPLWLGEELPPISVHDGHCALIGRWLRTYGPGTETDLAWWLGSTKTAVRAALAELETIQVDLEGGGVGHVLPDDTGDDGIGDEPVEPQAVLLPELDPATMGYKERGFYLGPHTAQVFDSAGNGGQTAWWDGRIVCGWYRGPDSSIDIIPLEPLSRDARRALDARAEELAAWLGDEPLKTGYAAPYARGL; encoded by the coding sequence ATGCTGATCACCGACGCCCAGCGTCGCGCACGCCTCATGCGCCGGGCCCACCTCGATGCGTGGTCGCGCGCTGCCGACGCGGTCGAGGCGGCCGCCACCATGGTCGGTCTGCACGCCACCACACCGTCGACGGTCCATCTGGCCGCATGGGCTCGCGTCGGTCCGGGCCTCACCCGCGACTCCGTCGACGCCGCCCTGTACGAGGATCGGACGCTCGTCAAGCACCTCGCCATGCGACGCACACTGTTCGTGTTCCCGCGCGACGTGCTGGCCGAGTCCGTCGGCGCCCTGGGGCCGCGGATCTCGGCGTCCGAACGCACCAACATGTTGCGGGACCTCCGGCGCAGTCCCGACTTCGACGACCCGGAGGGCTGGATCGAGACCGCCCGGCAGGCAGTCTTGGCCGAACTGGCCGGCGGGGAGTCGCTGACGTCCACCGAACTGCGGGAGCGGTTGCCGGCCCTCGACGGGTACATCACCCACGGTGCGGGCACCTCCTGGGCGGGACGCGCCCCGATGGGCCCCCGGGTGCTGAACATGCTGGACGCCGAAGGTGCGATCGTGCGTGGGCCCAACCGACTGGGCTGGCATCTGTCGCGGCCGGCGTGGACGTCGATGCCGCTCTGGCTCGGTGAGGAGCTGCCGCCGATCAGCGTCCACGACGGGCATTGCGCACTGATCGGGCGTTGGTTGCGAACGTACGGACCCGGTACGGAGACCGACCTGGCGTGGTGGCTGGGCTCGACCAAGACCGCCGTCCGCGCGGCCCTCGCCGAACTCGAGACGATCCAGGTCGACCTGGAGGGCGGCGGCGTCGGTCATGTCCTGCCCGACGACACCGGTGACGACGGCATAGGGGACGAGCCGGTCGAGCCGCAGGCCGTGCTCCTGCCCGAACTCGACCCGGCCACCATGGGTTACAAGGAGCGCGGCTTCTATCTCGGCCCCCACACCGCGCAGGTCTTCGACTCCGCGGGCAACGGCGGTCAGACCGCCTGGTGGGACGGCCGCATCGTCTGCGGCTGGTATCGCGGGCCCGACTCGTCGATCGACATCATCCCGCTGGAGCCGCTGTCCCGGGATGCGCGTCGAGCGCTCGACGCCCGGGCCGAGGAACTCGCGGCGTGGTTGGGCGACGAGCCGTTGAAGACCGGATATGCGGCGCCTTATGCGCGGGGGTTGTGA